Proteins encoded together in one Polaribacter reichenbachii window:
- a CDS encoding NAD(P)/FAD-dependent oxidoreductase, with product MNIPQSSFPRVVIIGGGFAGLAAAKGLEKQELQVVLIDKHNYHTFQPLLYQVATGGLEPDSIAFPLRKRFNDVENFYFRLANVIKINPDKNGIETSIGNIDYDELIIATGSTTNFFGNTNIQKHTMEMKSVPQSLNIRSLILENFEEALLTSNLEERKALMNFVIVGGGPTGVELAGALAEMKKGILPKDYPDLDIRQMHINLIQSSGEILKGMSAKASEKAEDFLIKLGVNVWKNLRVLDYDGKVVTTNGEDNFRAETVIWAAGVKGEMVDGLQAECVIERAARIKVNEFNQVVNHPNIYAIGDIACMASKENPYGHPMMAQPAIQQGKLLAKNILAKLANKKQNAFIYNDKGSMATIGRNKAVVDLPKWKFQGVFAWFVWMFVHLFSLIGFRNRAIVFLNWVYNYIRFDRETRLIIRPFKKKHSANS from the coding sequence ATGAATATTCCACAGTCAAGTTTTCCTAGAGTCGTAATTATTGGTGGTGGTTTTGCAGGTTTGGCTGCAGCAAAAGGTTTAGAAAAACAAGAATTACAAGTTGTTTTAATAGACAAACACAATTATCATACTTTTCAGCCTTTGTTATATCAAGTTGCAACTGGTGGTTTAGAGCCAGATTCTATTGCTTTTCCGTTAAGAAAACGTTTTAACGATGTTGAGAACTTTTATTTTAGATTGGCTAATGTTATTAAAATTAATCCTGATAAAAACGGAATTGAAACTTCTATTGGTAATATAGATTATGACGAATTAATTATTGCGACAGGTTCTACAACCAACTTTTTTGGAAACACGAACATTCAAAAGCATACAATGGAAATGAAATCTGTACCTCAATCTTTAAACATTAGAAGTTTAATTTTAGAAAATTTTGAGGAAGCTCTTTTAACATCAAACTTAGAAGAAAGAAAAGCTTTAATGAACTTTGTAATTGTTGGTGGTGGACCAACAGGTGTAGAATTGGCAGGTGCTTTAGCAGAAATGAAAAAAGGTATTTTACCTAAAGATTATCCTGATTTAGACATTAGGCAAATGCACATTAACTTAATACAAAGTTCTGGTGAAATCTTAAAAGGAATGAGCGCAAAAGCTTCTGAAAAAGCAGAAGATTTTTTAATTAAATTAGGCGTAAATGTTTGGAAAAACTTGCGTGTTTTAGATTATGATGGAAAAGTTGTAACCACGAATGGCGAAGATAACTTTAGAGCAGAAACCGTTATTTGGGCTGCTGGTGTTAAAGGAGAAATGGTAGATGGTTTACAAGCTGAATGTGTTATAGAGCGTGCTGCAAGAATTAAAGTTAACGAATTTAATCAAGTTGTAAATCATCCTAATATTTATGCAATTGGTGATATTGCTTGTATGGCATCTAAAGAAAATCCTTATGGGCATCCAATGATGGCACAACCTGCAATTCAACAAGGTAAATTATTAGCAAAAAACATTTTGGCTAAATTGGCTAACAAAAAACAGAACGCTTTTATCTATAATGATAAAGGTTCTATGGCTACAATTGGTAGAAATAAAGCTGTTGTAGATTTACCAAAATGGAAATTTCAAGGAGTTTTTGCTTGGTTTGTTTGGATGTTTGTACATCTATTTTCTTTAATTGGTTTTAGAAACAGAGCTATTGTATTTTTAAATTGGGTTTATAATTACATTCGTTTTGATAGAGAAACTCGATTAATTATTCGTCCTTTTAAAAAGAAACATAGTGCAAATTCATAA
- a CDS encoding LytR/AlgR family response regulator transcription factor translates to MQIHNYFNQLYPFYYRNRKNLFIILLLFSFISFLFSYLFQPFEVNIAEHKINSNFILLIHAFIPLPIVYIYFWFVNKNVKNETSWTIGKEIFHLSIVLLLIGISDFLIRDFIYTNPDNWSFKYFFEEIRNTFLVGVLLLLIILPLNLQRLLKIYQKRATKLNIKKVSNSQNLDSVYINSSINSENFNLHIHSFLFAKVDGNYAEIYTKSKNNFNKKLIRLSLKELEVQLKDFNFIFKTHRSYLVNLNQIKTVNGNAQGYKIKLHNFTSEIPVSRSKIKEFDSLLT, encoded by the coding sequence GTGCAAATTCATAATTACTTTAATCAACTTTATCCATTTTATTACAGAAATAGAAAGAATTTATTTATCATATTATTACTATTTTCTTTTATAAGTTTTTTATTTTCTTATTTGTTTCAACCTTTTGAAGTTAATATTGCAGAACATAAAATAAATTCTAATTTCATTTTATTAATCCATGCATTTATTCCTCTACCTATTGTATATATTTATTTTTGGTTTGTAAATAAAAACGTAAAAAACGAAACTTCATGGACAATTGGAAAAGAAATTTTTCATTTATCCATAGTTCTTTTATTAATTGGAATTTCAGATTTTTTAATAAGAGATTTTATTTACACAAATCCAGATAATTGGTCTTTTAAATATTTCTTTGAAGAAATTAGAAATACTTTTCTTGTTGGCGTGCTTTTACTTTTAATAATCTTACCTCTAAATCTTCAGCGTTTATTAAAAATATATCAGAAAAGAGCAACTAAATTAAATATAAAAAAAGTCTCTAATTCCCAAAATTTAGATTCAGTTTATATCAACTCTTCTATTAATTCAGAAAATTTTAATTTACATATACATTCATTTCTCTTTGCTAAAGTTGATGGTAATTACGCAGAAATCTACACTAAATCTAAAAATAATTTTAACAAAAAACTCATTCGTTTGTCATTAAAAGAACTAGAAGTGCAGTTAAAGGATTTTAACTTTATTTTTAAAACACATCGCTCTTATTTGGTAAACTTAAACCAGATTAAAACTGTTAACGGAAACGCACAAGGATACAAAATTAAATTACATAATTTTACTTCAGAAATACCTGTTTCTCGTTCAAAAATTAAAGAATTTGATTCTCTTTTAACCTAA
- a CDS encoding acyltransferase family protein codes for MNTARRYDIDWLRVISIVAVYFHHLGMPFNGDNFHIMNNESSKLLDDIMVYFEQFRLPLLFLVSGTGTVFAFSKRNWLQFLKERSYRLIIPLIFGILFIVPPQTFYEKKDTYNSFFQVYQNLDFSENHLWFIGNLFIISVVVIPFILLIKSGKISFIIRFIEKITAKKYGLFLIVVFLVLIKIITKKINPSDSKDITNISSTAFYGFYFLAGIIIASSKEIWKNLKKYRKTNFFILIFSSLLFYTYYYLPNRFLTPYLSTENLWDIWYLVCCLVSWSAIITLLGFAQIWFTKKSKILTKSNEAIYPFYILHQTVLIVFGFYIIKLNINIPFKILLLFVASFPIILLIYRYLIYPYKIPRMLFGMKRK; via the coding sequence TTGAACACAGCAAGAAGATACGATATTGATTGGTTACGAGTAATTTCTATAGTAGCTGTTTACTTTCATCATCTTGGAATGCCTTTTAATGGTGATAACTTCCATATTATGAATAATGAATCTAGTAAGTTATTAGATGATATTATGGTTTATTTTGAACAATTTAGATTGCCTTTATTGTTTTTAGTTTCTGGAACAGGAACCGTTTTTGCTTTCTCAAAAAGAAATTGGCTACAGTTTTTAAAAGAAAGAAGTTATAGATTAATAATCCCTTTAATATTTGGAATACTTTTTATTGTGCCACCGCAAACTTTTTATGAAAAAAAGGATACATACAATTCGTTTTTTCAAGTATATCAAAATTTAGATTTTAGTGAAAATCACTTATGGTTTATAGGCAACTTGTTTATTATTTCTGTAGTTGTAATTCCGTTTATATTACTAATAAAATCAGGAAAAATTAGTTTTATTATACGTTTTATCGAAAAAATAACTGCTAAAAAATATGGTTTATTTTTAATCGTAGTTTTTCTAGTACTAATTAAAATTATCACTAAAAAAATAAATCCTAGTGACTCTAAAGATATTACAAATATTTCTTCAACAGCTTTTTACGGATTTTACTTTTTAGCAGGAATTATAATTGCTTCTTCTAAAGAAATTTGGAAGAATTTAAAAAAATATCGAAAAACTAATTTTTTCATCCTTATTTTTTCATCACTATTATTTTACACATATTATTACTTACCTAATAGATTTTTAACGCCATATTTATCAACAGAAAATCTTTGGGATATTTGGTATTTAGTTTGCTGCCTAGTAAGTTGGTCTGCCATAATTACGTTATTGGGTTTCGCACAAATTTGGTTTACTAAAAAAAGTAAAATACTTACAAAAAGTAACGAAGCTATTTATCCTTTTTATATTTTACATCAAACAGTTTTAATAGTCTTTGGATTTTATATAATTAAACTAAACATCAATATTCCATTTAAAATTTTACTCTTATTTGTTGCTTCTTTTCCTATTATTCTATTAATTTATAGATATTTAATATATCCTTATAAAATACCAAGAATGTTATTTGGTATGAAGCGTAAATAA